One Methanomassiliicoccales archaeon DNA window includes the following coding sequences:
- a CDS encoding DUF1743 domain-containing protein, translating to MSKVLRPEEVIERFGKLFCRKFITIVDEENGIARIIDECIAKGPVEWDAVNRKRAGGVITDARVEGTTLIMDAVIGEREVKFGPASKDLGGQGLKALKVEGDCVKTTWVGLAGASIGIGACLPQASGTIETEYPDDIKIGGAHRIEVTITTPKMIRMIYAVDDTDTKEKGASWAMMLKMANSSPIGHFLEHKIIQLNPNVPDKTTNCVSVGVSFAVEERKADELTEYVIKYVKENTYSKNTTLAIFRGLKIPDELVRYGLEAKKNILTVDRAREVAEKNGVSLVEITGKRGSIGAVAGIGCFDLGIISSSLPEDFERKPD from the coding sequence ATGTCGAAGGTGCTTAGGCCAGAAGAGGTTATTGAGCGTTTCGGGAAATTGTTTTGCAGGAAGTTCATCACAATAGTTGATGAGGAAAACGGGATCGCGAGGATCATCGATGAATGTATCGCAAAAGGACCAGTAGAATGGGACGCCGTTAATAGGAAACGGGCTGGCGGGGTGATCACGGATGCCAGAGTTGAAGGTACGACCCTCATTATGGATGCGGTCATCGGCGAGCGGGAGGTGAAATTCGGGCCCGCATCAAAAGACCTGGGGGGGCAAGGACTCAAGGCGCTCAAGGTCGAGGGGGACTGTGTAAAAACGACATGGGTCGGGCTTGCAGGAGCGAGTATAGGTATCGGAGCTTGCCTCCCGCAAGCATCTGGGACAATTGAAACGGAATACCCTGATGATATAAAGATCGGCGGGGCGCATAGGATTGAGGTGACGATCACAACACCAAAGATGATCCGGATGATCTATGCAGTCGATGACACTGATACAAAAGAGAAAGGGGCGTCCTGGGCGATGATGTTGAAGATGGCGAATTCCTCTCCGATCGGCCATTTTCTCGAGCACAAGATCATTCAGCTGAATCCGAACGTACCAGACAAGACAACCAACTGCGTTTCAGTGGGCGTTTCTTTCGCAGTCGAAGAGAGGAAAGCAGATGAACTGACCGAATATGTGATCAAATACGTCAAAGAAAATACCTATTCAAAGAACACCACTCTCGCCATCTTTCGTGGGTTGAAAATCCCTGATGAGCTTGTGAGGTACGGACTCGAAGCGAAAAAGAATATTCTGACGGTCGACCGTGCAAGGGAAGTTGCCGAGAAAAATGGTGTTTCTCTCGTTGAGATCACCGGGAAGCGGGGGTCGATCGGCGCGGTGGCTGGCATCGGGTGTTTCGACCTCGGCATAATCTCTTCATCATTACCAGAGGACTTTGAGAGGAAACCGGATTGA
- the uppS gene encoding polyprenyl diphosphate synthase, translating into MAIREEISKLISNTAYQAYEKKLLKEVLENEIPRHVAIIMDGNRRFAREFGLHPNEGHIKGKDKLEEVMEWCLELGIRILTVYAFSTENLQRDKDEVDYLMNLFEENFLKLGDDERIHKHKIKVRVLGQRELLPERVRRAIEYAERRTADYDQYFYNIAVAYGSRQEIIQAIKQIAEKVKQGELSVEEIDEKVFSNFLYTADFPDPDLILRTSGEERVSNFLLWQLAYSELYFTDVYWPGFRKIDFLRAIRSYQLRQRRFGR; encoded by the coding sequence ATGGCAATCAGAGAAGAAATATCGAAACTGATTTCTAACACGGCGTACCAGGCATACGAGAAGAAGTTGTTAAAAGAGGTGCTTGAGAACGAGATTCCACGCCACGTCGCGATCATCATGGATGGTAACAGGCGGTTTGCGAGGGAATTTGGCCTCCATCCAAATGAAGGGCATATCAAAGGAAAGGACAAGCTGGAAGAAGTAATGGAATGGTGCCTCGAACTCGGTATCAGGATCCTTACCGTCTATGCCTTTTCTACTGAGAACTTGCAGAGGGATAAGGACGAAGTGGACTATCTTATGAATCTTTTTGAAGAAAACTTTCTCAAGCTCGGCGATGATGAAAGAATCCACAAGCATAAGATAAAGGTCAGAGTCCTAGGGCAGCGCGAGCTCCTTCCAGAGAGGGTGAGGAGGGCAATCGAATACGCAGAACGGCGCACTGCTGATTATGATCAGTACTTCTACAACATTGCTGTCGCCTACGGTAGTAGGCAAGAGATCATACAGGCTATCAAGCAGATCGCCGAGAAGGTCAAACAGGGGGAGTTGAGTGTGGAGGAGATCGATGAGAAGGTCTTCTCGAATTTTCTCTACACAGCTGACTTCCCGGACCCCGATCTCATTCTGCGCACATCTGGAGAAGAAAGAGTATCGAACTTCTTACTCTGGCAGCTTGCTTATTCCGAGCTTTATTTCACGGATGTGTACTGGCCGGGGTTCAGGAAAATTGATTTCTTGAGGGCGATCAGGTCTTATCAGCTCAGACAGAGACGATTCGGTAGATGA
- a CDS encoding TIGR04190 family B12-binding domain/radical SAM domain protein: MLVHAPSVYDFRKETIFYGPISDLIPSTPVFEMYPFGFVTIASYLHKQGYRVRIVNLASLMLHDKNFDVESFIKNLSSTAYGIDLHWLPHAHGSLEVAKIIKEHHPDSKVIFGGFSSTYFHRELINYPQVDMVLRGDSTEIPVASLIETIEKGGDFAEVPNLTWKKDGRAFENPLSFVPADIDFLDVDYGWMIKSVIRYRDLEGFKPFRDWDRYPLTAVFSVRGCTMDCAVCGGSCTAMRTFLGRPRPAFRTPERLAADVYNIGCHFDSPIFVVGDLRQGGKDYARRFFDEVKELGVENHLVLEIFTPADREFFRMASEALEEYSVQFSPDSHEEDVRFVLGRKFDNASIESTVANALSHGCSRFDMFFMIGLPNQTAKSAIETSDYARHLYEKLNQREKLFFYISPLAPFLDPGSRAFEAPEAYGYRVFARTLEEHRSRLLNASWKYVLSYETKWMTRDEIVGTSYEAADRLNKVRFEEGLMSSEDYEFLSERIRLAKWMVKEIDSAVLVDDPKERTLRLQTIKEKADKLMESTICKKRDLEWDTKGVFKSIPRALIGFLKKKKV; the protein is encoded by the coding sequence ATTCTCGTCCATGCGCCAAGCGTCTATGACTTCAGAAAGGAAACGATCTTTTATGGCCCGATCAGCGACCTCATTCCCTCGACGCCTGTCTTTGAGATGTATCCCTTCGGTTTTGTTACGATCGCCTCATATCTGCATAAACAGGGATACAGGGTGAGGATCGTCAATCTCGCATCTCTGATGCTCCACGATAAGAATTTTGACGTCGAATCATTTATCAAGAACCTCTCCTCGACCGCATACGGTATAGACCTTCACTGGCTTCCACATGCGCATGGCTCTCTAGAAGTCGCGAAAATCATCAAAGAACATCATCCAGATTCCAAAGTCATTTTTGGTGGTTTTTCATCGACTTATTTTCACAGAGAGTTGATCAATTACCCTCAGGTAGACATGGTTCTGCGCGGCGACTCGACTGAAATACCCGTCGCATCTCTCATTGAAACGATTGAAAAAGGTGGCGATTTTGCCGAGGTCCCTAATTTGACTTGGAAAAAAGACGGGAGAGCCTTTGAGAACCCGCTATCCTTCGTGCCTGCGGACATCGATTTTCTCGATGTGGATTACGGTTGGATGATCAAATCCGTGATAAGGTACCGCGATCTTGAGGGGTTCAAGCCGTTCAGGGACTGGGACAGGTATCCCCTGACTGCAGTTTTTTCGGTTAGGGGTTGCACGATGGACTGCGCCGTATGCGGTGGATCGTGCACCGCGATGAGGACATTTCTCGGCAGACCGAGACCAGCATTCAGGACACCAGAGAGGCTTGCTGCTGATGTATATAATATCGGATGTCATTTTGACTCTCCGATTTTCGTCGTTGGGGACCTCCGTCAGGGTGGAAAGGACTACGCGAGGAGATTCTTTGATGAGGTGAAAGAGCTCGGTGTTGAGAACCACCTCGTCCTTGAGATATTTACACCCGCCGATAGAGAATTCTTCCGCATGGCGTCTGAGGCATTAGAGGAGTACTCGGTTCAATTCTCCCCAGACTCCCATGAGGAGGATGTCAGATTCGTACTCGGCAGAAAGTTCGACAATGCGTCTATTGAGTCTACTGTTGCAAATGCATTAAGTCATGGATGCAGCCGGTTCGATATGTTTTTCATGATCGGCCTCCCTAATCAGACAGCTAAGTCAGCGATCGAAACATCCGATTACGCGCGCCACCTCTATGAGAAGCTCAATCAAAGGGAGAAATTGTTTTTCTACATATCGCCACTCGCCCCCTTCCTTGACCCTGGTAGCCGCGCGTTCGAGGCCCCTGAGGCATACGGTTACAGGGTTTTTGCCAGGACGCTTGAGGAGCATCGCTCGAGGCTGCTCAATGCTAGCTGGAAGTACGTCCTCTCGTATGAAACAAAATGGATGACAAGGGATGAGATTGTTGGGACTTCGTATGAGGCGGCGGACCGGCTTAACAAAGTGCGGTTTGAGGAAGGCCTGATGTCATCGGAAGACTATGAATTTCTGTCGGAGCGTATTCGCCTCGCTAAATGGATGGTGAAGGAAATCGATTCGGCAGTATTGGTGGACGATCCCAAGGAAAGGACTCTTCGACTTCAAACAATTAAAGAGAAGGCAGATAAACTTATGGAGTCAACGATCTGTAAGAAGAGAGACTTAGAATGGGATACGAAGGGGGTTTTCAAGAGTATTCCGCGGGCACTCATCGGTTTCCTAAAAAAGAAAAAGGTCTAG
- the proC gene encoding pyrroline-5-carboxylate reductase yields MKKIGFIGAGNMAEALMKGIISVGFAKEEEIIASEIIPERREYISKSIGIQTTDNNIEVAKVSEIVVLAVKPNVVGMVLEELRPYLTAEKLIISIAAGVRINFIESRLNPGVRVIRVMPNHACLVGASASGYALGKYAKEKDKEIVQRILESVGIAFCLDEKLIDAVTGLSGSGPAFVYLVIEALADGGVRAGLPRDVALALAAQTVYGSAKAVLVTKKHPGELKDQVASPAGTTIEGLAILESAGVRGALIEAVYAAALRSMELGEKQ; encoded by the coding sequence ATGAAAAAGATTGGATTCATTGGTGCGGGGAATATGGCCGAGGCGTTAATGAAGGGAATCATCTCGGTCGGTTTTGCAAAGGAAGAGGAGATCATAGCGAGTGAGATTATTCCTGAAAGAAGGGAATATATTTCCAAATCAATAGGCATTCAGACAACGGACAACAACATAGAAGTTGCGAAAGTATCGGAGATCGTCGTTCTTGCTGTCAAGCCCAACGTCGTTGGCATGGTCCTTGAAGAATTGAGGCCCTACCTCACAGCGGAAAAACTAATCATCTCTATCGCTGCAGGTGTTCGCATCAATTTCATCGAATCGAGACTGAACCCTGGTGTGAGGGTCATCAGGGTCATGCCCAATCACGCTTGTCTCGTTGGTGCGTCAGCCTCGGGCTACGCGCTGGGAAAGTATGCGAAAGAGAAAGACAAAGAAATCGTCCAGAGGATCCTAGAGTCCGTTGGCATTGCATTCTGCCTAGATGAGAAACTCATTGACGCAGTAACTGGTCTGAGTGGGAGCGGCCCCGCCTTCGTTTACTTGGTCATTGAGGCGCTTGCGGATGGCGGTGTGAGAGCGGGACTCCCAAGGGATGTCGCACTCGCGCTCGCCGCACAAACAGTCTACGGCTCGGCAAAGGCTGTCCTCGTAACAAAAAAGCACCCGGGGGAGCTCAAAGACCAGGTCGCGTCACCAGCGGGTACGACGATTGAGGGATTGGCCATACTGGAGTCTGCCGGCGTCAGAGGGGCTCTGATCGAGGCTGTATACGCCGCCGCACTGAGGTCGATGGAGCTCGGTGAAAAACAATAA
- a CDS encoding type 1 glutamine amidotransferase domain-containing protein — MKIGDLLGKRIAILVENDYEDLELWYPILRLREAGHEPIVVGTGSSDVYRSKHGYEIKPDIQISEAEPQKFDGVIVPGGWAPDKLRRYPQINGFVREIFEAGKLVAAICHGGSVLISAGILKGKKVTGVIAIKDDLINAGARFKDEEVVTDGNLVTSRKPSDLPAFMREILKILGN; from the coding sequence ATGAAAATCGGTGATTTATTGGGTAAAAGGATTGCAATTCTTGTTGAAAACGACTATGAAGACCTCGAACTTTGGTATCCGATCTTGCGACTTAGGGAGGCAGGACATGAGCCAATCGTGGTCGGCACTGGCAGTAGTGACGTGTATCGCAGTAAGCATGGCTATGAAATTAAACCAGATATTCAAATCTCAGAAGCGGAGCCACAGAAATTTGATGGCGTCATAGTCCCGGGCGGGTGGGCACCCGACAAGTTGAGGAGATACCCCCAGATCAACGGATTTGTAAGAGAGATCTTCGAAGCGGGTAAGCTCGTGGCGGCGATTTGCCACGGAGGCTCGGTTCTTATCTCTGCGGGGATTTTGAAAGGCAAGAAGGTCACAGGGGTTATCGCGATCAAAGATGATCTGATCAATGCAGGTGCGCGGTTCAAAGATGAGGAAGTCGTGACAGACGGGAACCTCGTCACTTCACGAAAACCATCAGATCTCCCAGCGTTCATGAGGGAGATATTGAAGATCCTTGGAAATTAA
- the ndhC gene encoding NADH-quinone oxidoreductase subunit A → MLLEKYLPVAIFAMVTILFPVLAFYVSRFFRPTRKTAQKTLTYECGEVPIGEAQIQFHFQYYIFGIIFVIFDIITIFLMVWALAFSGLSDLAKVYMAIFVVILLIGLAYALKKEEIIWI, encoded by the coding sequence ATGTTGCTCGAAAAGTATCTTCCTGTTGCGATTTTCGCAATGGTAACAATACTTTTCCCTGTACTCGCCTTCTATGTCTCCAGGTTCTTTAGACCTACGAGAAAAACAGCCCAGAAGACACTCACATACGAGTGTGGGGAAGTACCAATCGGTGAAGCACAAATTCAATTTCATTTCCAATATTATATTTTCGGTATTATATTCGTGATCTTTGATATAATTACTATTTTCCTGATGGTATGGGCCCTTGCATTTTCTGGCCTCTCAGACCTGGCTAAAGTTTACATGGCAATCTTTGTGGTCATATTACTAATTGGCCTTGCATATGCACTGAAGAAGGAGGAGATCATTTGGATCTGA